One genomic segment of Borrelia miyamotoi includes these proteins:
- a CDS encoding tRNA dihydrouridine synthase: protein MNFLSNISRPIMILAPMEDVTDTVFRNLIHLISNGKDGPDIYFTEFISVKGLLNKSRQSIQHILTKNDELKRPLIAQIWGKDPDEFFKAIEILSNLGFWGIDLNMGCPKRKIVKKGVCSALINNKSLAREIIIASKEACLKFGLPLSVKTRHGFFDSEVEDWLGFLLKLGIDMLTVHPRLAINQSEGSIDVVVFGEVVKLRNQINPSTLVIGNGDILSLKQAHQIVRKYSIDGVMFGRGIFRNLNLFREGLPNFLNNNLNFRLNILKFHITDFHSTWGITKDFNKLKKYFKIYFNEDERDSEYFYNIMNSNNYDELFENLRRMDVIGDELK from the coding sequence ATGAATTTTTTAAGCAATATAAGTCGTCCAATTATGATTTTGGCTCCAATGGAAGATGTAACAGATACTGTTTTTAGAAATTTAATTCATTTGATAAGCAATGGGAAGGATGGACCTGATATTTATTTTACCGAATTTATTTCTGTAAAAGGACTTTTGAATAAATCAAGGCAGTCAATTCAGCATATTTTAACAAAAAATGACGAACTTAAGAGACCGTTAATTGCTCAAATTTGGGGCAAAGATCCTGATGAATTTTTTAAGGCAATAGAAATTTTAAGCAATTTGGGATTTTGGGGTATTGACCTTAATATGGGTTGTCCTAAGAGAAAGATAGTTAAAAAGGGAGTTTGTTCTGCTTTAATTAATAATAAATCCTTAGCGCGTGAGATAATTATTGCAAGTAAAGAGGCATGTTTGAAATTTGGATTGCCTCTTAGTGTTAAAACAAGACATGGATTTTTTGACTCTGAGGTTGAAGATTGGTTAGGATTTTTGCTGAAATTAGGCATTGATATGCTGACTGTGCATCCCAGGCTTGCTATTAATCAAAGTGAAGGATCTATAGATGTTGTTGTATTTGGTGAGGTTGTTAAGCTTAGGAATCAAATCAATCCTTCTACGTTAGTTATTGGCAATGGAGATATTTTAAGTTTAAAGCAAGCACATCAAATTGTAAGAAAGTATTCTATTGATGGGGTAATGTTTGGTCGTGGGATTTTTAGGAATTTAAACTTATTTAGAGAAGGTTTACCTAACTTTTTAAATAATAATTTGAATTTTAGGTTAAATATATTAAAATTTCATATAACAGATTTTCATTCTACTTGGGGTATTACTAAGGATTTTAATAAACTTAAAAAATACTTCAAAATTTATTTTAATGAAGATGAGAGAGATAGTGAGTATTTTTATAATATTATGAATTCAAATAATTATGATGAACTTTTTGAAAATCTAAGACGAATGGATGTTATAGGAGATGAGCTTAAGTAA
- a CDS encoding PQQ-binding-like beta-propeller repeat protein: MLDRYSIFVVFKASICIFVFLSNCFVISADVNLYFQKALTGQILGNPILDERLNTVTVLTKDRWLTTYTMSLNKQYSYRLNRTPYPFLLKDFGSGYYVITVRNEVQKIRRGKLIWKYNLGVPPVKAPSIGNGYILIPKIDEKVIALRLGDGQKVFELDIEGKAVTSSVVLENGNFYIANENYKMFAFNSGGEKIWSSDLMSFPNVLMISTNNEIIVGYQSGDVAVYNSDFGDMLSSIRLSHPINFLFEKFNGEYIAVSDVGVCFSLSKNLELMFFRNLRLKLKEAVLYDNKNLFIVMKSDGVWALDEYFKPVDSYDEIKDISGLVANVGIIATGGVNWILTTYYYEYKDELDVTVWNHTLGNRYHQNRIDFREKSLVDHEDIYLVLDEMLNSTYSNSTYNNFLSILDSLIMKYGSFPKKYLDLYKKAVNNWLAPRNGIDRISQRGQLYKYFMYVDDVSSVKSFINMAIKEKDISNVIQLVESIAKFEYYHGEDDLVYNYIQYIVLNYQGNLEIAYAVLISLRKIILNSTEDNLKKYRNKYLTLLKFIKRQNFSEKINRFVNEIIVRL, translated from the coding sequence ATGTTGGACCGTTACAGCATTTTTGTAGTATTCAAGGCAAGTATTTGTATTTTTGTATTTTTAAGTAATTGCTTTGTCATTTCAGCAGATGTTAATCTTTATTTTCAGAAAGCTTTAACAGGGCAGATCTTAGGGAATCCTATTCTTGATGAGAGGCTTAATACTGTTACAGTGTTGACAAAGGATAGATGGTTAACTACCTATACTATGTCTTTAAATAAACAATATTCTTATAGATTAAATCGTACCCCGTATCCTTTCCTTTTAAAAGATTTTGGCAGTGGTTATTATGTTATTACAGTACGTAATGAGGTTCAAAAAATTAGAAGAGGTAAGCTTATCTGGAAATATAATTTAGGAGTGCCTCCTGTAAAAGCCCCTTCAATAGGGAATGGTTATATTTTAATTCCTAAGATTGATGAGAAAGTTATTGCTTTAAGACTTGGGGATGGTCAAAAAGTTTTTGAGTTGGATATAGAAGGGAAGGCTGTGACATCTTCTGTTGTTCTGGAGAATGGCAATTTTTATATTGCAAATGAAAATTATAAAATGTTTGCTTTTAATTCAGGGGGAGAAAAAATATGGAGCTCTGATCTTATGTCTTTTCCCAATGTATTAATGATAAGTACTAATAATGAGATAATTGTTGGATATCAATCTGGAGATGTAGCTGTGTATAATAGCGATTTTGGTGATATGTTAAGTTCCATTAGGTTGAGTCATCCCATTAATTTTTTATTTGAAAAGTTTAATGGAGAATATATTGCAGTTTCTGATGTTGGGGTTTGTTTTAGTTTAAGTAAAAACCTTGAGCTTATGTTCTTTAGAAATTTACGTTTAAAGCTTAAGGAAGCTGTGCTTTATGATAATAAAAATCTTTTTATTGTAATGAAGTCAGATGGAGTTTGGGCTCTTGATGAATATTTTAAACCTGTTGATAGTTATGATGAGATAAAGGATATATCGGGACTTGTAGCTAATGTTGGAATAATTGCTACGGGCGGAGTTAATTGGATATTAACTACTTATTATTATGAATATAAGGATGAGCTTGATGTTACTGTTTGGAACCATACATTAGGTAATAGATATCATCAAAATAGGATAGATTTTAGAGAAAAGTCTTTAGTAGATCATGAAGATATTTATTTGGTTCTTGATGAAATGTTGAACTCTACATATAGTAATAGTACTTATAATAACTTTTTAAGTATTCTAGATTCTCTAATAATGAAATATGGTAGCTTTCCAAAAAAGTATTTGGATTTATATAAAAAAGCTGTGAATAATTGGCTTGCTCCAAGAAATGGTATTGATAGAATATCTCAAAGAGGTCAACTTTATAAATATTTTATGTATGTTGATGATGTATCTTCGGTTAAGAGTTTTATCAATATGGCAATTAAGGAAAAAGATATTAGTAATGTAATTCAATTGGTTGAAAGTATTGCTAAATTTGAATATTATCATGGGGAAGATGATCTTGTATATAATTATATTCAGTATATAGTATTAAATTATCAAGGCAATCTAGAGATAGCGTATGCTGTTCTTATAAGCTTGCGCAAGATAATTTTGAATTCTACAGAGGATAATCTTAAAAAGTATAGAAACAAATATTTAACCCTTTTAAAGTTTATCAAACGACAAAATTTTTCTGAAAAGATTAACCGGTTTGTTAATGAAATTATTGTGCGTCTTTGA
- a CDS encoding endonuclease III domain-containing protein, which translates to MFYNCFMLNIDLIIDEALSRYPDVKPFLTFRNDYELLIMVILSARTTDNMVNKIAPELFKRYGDFESLANADLIDVERLIYKLGFYSNKSKNIINCARMILESFKGVIPDNIFDLVSLPGVGRKTANVILGVVYDKPAIIVDTHFSRVVIRHGLTIERTPLKIELDLKRKIASDKQYRFSMAINKHGRDICTSRSKTCNSCFLEKFAPRVV; encoded by the coding sequence ATGTTTTATAATTGTTTTATGCTTAACATTGATTTAATTATAGATGAAGCTTTGTCTAGATATCCAGATGTTAAACCTTTTTTGACTTTTAGAAATGATTATGAGCTTTTAATAATGGTAATTTTGAGTGCAAGGACAACTGATAATATGGTGAATAAAATTGCACCTGAGCTTTTTAAAAGATACGGAGATTTTGAAAGTTTAGCCAATGCTGACTTGATAGATGTTGAGAGATTAATTTATAAGTTAGGGTTTTATTCTAATAAATCTAAAAATATTATTAACTGTGCACGAATGATTTTAGAAAGTTTTAAAGGTGTTATTCCTGATAATATTTTTGATCTTGTATCTTTGCCAGGAGTAGGTAGAAAAACAGCTAATGTTATTCTTGGAGTTGTTTATGATAAGCCTGCTATAATTGTGGATACTCATTTTAGCAGAGTTGTGATTAGACATGGACTTACAATTGAGAGAACACCCTTAAAAATTGAATTGGATTTAAAGAGGAAAATAGCTTCTGATAAACAATATAGATTTTCTATGGCTATTAATAAGCATGGAAGAGATATTTGTACGTCACGCAGTAAAACCTGTAATAGTTGTTTTTTAGAAAAATTTGCACCAAGAGTGGTTTAA
- a CDS encoding ABC-F family ATP-binding cassette domain-containing protein yields the protein MITVSNLEVAFGERILFKDVNIKFFSGNCYGIIGANGAGKSTFLKVLGGTIEPSKGEVLIAKNQRMAVLEQNQFAYDDFKVIDTVIMGHKKLYAVQRERDEIYEKPDFSDEDGIRAGELEAEFAEFGGYEAESNAAVLLKGLGINESLHSILMRDIEAALKVRVLLAQAIFGDPDILLLDEPTNNLDIQSIKWLEEFLINFENTVIVVSHDRHFLNQVCTHIVDIDYGKIQIYLGNYDFWYETSQILNKQLKDAKKRSEEKIAELKAFIQRFSSNASKSRQATSRKKLIDKIKVEDLKPSLRKFPYLNFKSERELGKNVITIKNLTKEFEGRHILNNFNIIIEPGQKVVFLGSPISASSFFDIISNEDRDYKGHYEWGTTVNFAYFKKDNERYFNVDLSLIDWLRQYSKEQDETYIRGFLGRMLFSQDEALKKVNVLSGGEKVRCMLSKIMLSGANVLLLDQPTNHLDLEAITSLNTGLQDFKGVVLFTSHDHQFIDTIANRIIEFTPNGIIDRFMTFSEYVDDSKVKELRDRLCEGHTSLKL from the coding sequence TTGATAACAGTAAGTAATTTAGAAGTTGCATTTGGAGAAAGAATTTTATTTAAAGATGTTAATATCAAGTTTTTTTCTGGAAATTGTTATGGCATAATTGGAGCTAATGGTGCAGGAAAGAGTACCTTTTTAAAGGTTTTAGGTGGGACCATTGAACCTAGCAAGGGTGAGGTGTTGATTGCTAAAAATCAAAGAATGGCTGTGCTTGAGCAGAATCAGTTTGCTTATGATGATTTCAAGGTTATTGATACTGTGATTATGGGTCACAAGAAGCTTTATGCTGTGCAAAGGGAGAGAGATGAGATTTATGAAAAGCCTGATTTTAGCGATGAGGATGGAATCAGAGCCGGGGAACTTGAAGCTGAATTTGCTGAGTTTGGGGGATATGAAGCTGAGTCTAATGCTGCAGTACTTCTTAAGGGATTAGGCATAAATGAGTCACTTCATTCTATTTTAATGAGAGATATTGAGGCAGCTTTAAAGGTAAGAGTGCTATTAGCACAGGCTATTTTTGGAGATCCTGATATATTACTTCTTGATGAACCTACTAATAATCTTGATATTCAATCAATTAAGTGGTTAGAAGAATTTTTGATTAATTTTGAAAATACAGTTATTGTTGTATCACATGATAGACACTTTTTAAATCAGGTTTGTACTCATATTGTTGATATTGATTATGGAAAGATTCAAATTTATCTTGGTAATTATGATTTTTGGTATGAAACTAGTCAAATTCTTAATAAGCAATTAAAAGATGCCAAAAAACGATCTGAAGAAAAAATTGCAGAACTTAAGGCTTTTATTCAAAGATTTTCAAGTAATGCATCAAAATCTAGGCAAGCAACTTCAAGGAAGAAGTTAATTGATAAGATTAAAGTTGAGGATTTAAAGCCTTCTTTAAGAAAGTTTCCTTATCTTAACTTTAAGAGTGAAAGGGAGCTTGGAAAAAATGTTATTACAATTAAGAATTTGACTAAGGAATTTGAAGGACGACATATTTTAAACAATTTTAACATTATTATAGAACCTGGGCAAAAGGTTGTCTTTTTGGGAAGTCCAATCTCAGCAAGTTCTTTTTTTGATATAATTTCCAATGAAGACAGAGATTATAAAGGGCATTATGAATGGGGTACTACTGTTAATTTTGCGTATTTTAAGAAAGATAATGAAAGATATTTTAATGTTGATTTAAGCTTGATAGATTGGTTAAGACAGTATTCAAAAGAACAAGATGAAACTTATATTAGAGGATTTTTAGGAAGAATGCTTTTTAGTCAAGATGAGGCTTTAAAAAAGGTTAATGTTCTATCAGGGGGTGAAAAAGTAAGATGTATGCTTTCAAAGATAATGCTTAGTGGAGCTAATGTATTATTATTAGATCAGCCAACTAATCATTTAGATCTTGAGGCCATTACATCTTTAAATACTGGTCTTCAAGATTTTAAAGGGGTTGTGTTATTCACATCTCATGACCATCAATTTATTGATACTATTGCTAATAGGATTATTGAATTTACGCCTAATGGAATAATTGATCGTTTTATGACTTTTTCAGAGTATGTTGATGATTCTAAGGTCAAGGAATTAAGGGATAGGCTTTGTGAAGGACATACCAGTTTAAAACTTTAA
- a CDS encoding P83/100 family protein, with amino-acid sequence MKVIQIVFMSLFIFLNVFTFNAREVDKKRLKDFVNMDLEFVNYRGPYDSTDTYQQIVGIGEFLAKNLTNNKSNYYKKYYVNRYIESNDEKSSSDVFLISESSSLDSILNLRRILTGYLMGAFNYSKDSAALLAKAITIYNAVYRGDLDYYSDAYIQPAIEGLSKDNVGLSRVYSQWAGKTCIFIPFKRNILSGSIESEVDLDKIVTEKVVGALLNENEEIQTDFARELTDVQDEIRDVDQDKVDIEFDTLKSINDELTETIDNLREQLNKSVDDIENENIKKQIDDKMLDRDALKNKASGLEKSQKKLDDSQQKLDKQRDAVKNKIQEKLEKENKHKNLPKPGEINSPKVDEKLQLTEAIDNLREQLNKSVDDIENENIKKQIDDKMLDRDALKNKASGLEKSQKKLDDSQQKLDKQRDAVKNKIQEKHEKENKHKNLPKPGEINSPKVDEKLQLTKTVKDLKKQLKKATFDVSKRTPIIINNKSTQSSSFDKPPLDSKVQLDQPKDISKLPLKDENHKSVFLEIINPNTNLGVLRFIDSDEDKLAKTSQYGVRRYGFYERDDDFVVIRLCSGVAKLQLLSKLENLKVKSEADFNLNRDSSLFVDSRMILVVVKDNNVWKLAKFSPKDLSKFVLSEDEIFPFTSFTVNTKYVYLQDSSKNIITLDLNTLKKAP; translated from the coding sequence ATGAAAGTAATACAGATAGTTTTTATGTCTTTATTTATCTTTTTGAATGTTTTTACTTTTAATGCTAGAGAAGTTGATAAAAAGAGGTTAAAAGATTTTGTTAATATGGATCTTGAATTTGTTAATTATCGGGGTCCTTATGATTCTACAGATACGTATCAACAAATAGTAGGTATTGGTGAATTTTTAGCGAAAAATTTAACCAATAACAAATCTAATTATTATAAAAAATATTATGTTAATAGGTACATTGAGAGTAATGATGAGAAGAGTAGCTCAGATGTTTTTCTTATTAGTGAAAGTTCTTCTCTTGATAGTATCTTAAATCTTAGAAGAATACTTACGGGATATTTGATGGGAGCTTTTAATTATAGTAAAGATAGTGCAGCTTTACTCGCTAAAGCTATTACAATATATAATGCTGTTTACCGTGGTGATTTGGACTATTATAGTGATGCTTATATTCAGCCTGCTATTGAAGGTTTAAGTAAAGATAATGTAGGACTGTCAAGAGTTTATAGCCAGTGGGCTGGAAAAACTTGTATTTTTATTCCTTTTAAGAGAAATATTTTATCAGGAAGTATTGAATCAGAGGTTGATCTTGACAAAATAGTTACAGAGAAGGTAGTTGGGGCGCTTTTAAATGAAAATGAAGAAATTCAAACAGATTTTGCAAGGGAGCTGACTGATGTTCAGGACGAAATTCGTGATGTTGATCAGGATAAGGTTGATATTGAGTTTGATACTTTGAAAAGTATTAATGATGAGTTAACTGAGACTATTGATAACTTAAGGGAGCAACTTAATAAGTCTGTTGATGACATTGAGAATGAGAACATTAAGAAGCAAATTGATGATAAGATGCTTGATAGGGATGCTTTAAAGAATAAAGCAAGTGGACTTGAAAAGTCTCAGAAGAAATTAGATGATTCTCAGCAAAAATTAGATAAGCAAAGGGATGCAGTTAAAAATAAGATACAGGAAAAACTTGAGAAGGAAAACAAACATAAAAATTTGCCAAAACCTGGAGAGATAAATTCTCCAAAAGTAGATGAGAAATTGCAGTTAACTGAAGCTATTGATAATTTGAGGGAGCAACTTAATAAGTCTGTTGATGACATTGAGAATGAGAACATTAAGAAGCAAATTGATGATAAGATGCTTGATAGGGATGCTTTAAAGAATAAAGCAAGTGGACTTGAAAAGTCTCAGAAGAAATTAGATGATTCTCAGCAAAAATTAGATAAGCAAAGGGATGCAGTTAAAAATAAGATACAGGAAAAACATGAGAAGGAAAACAAACATAAGAATTTGCCAAAACCTGGAGAGATAAATTCTCCAAAAGTAGATGAGAAATTGCAGTTAACTAAAACTGTTAAAGACTTGAAGAAGCAACTTAAAAAAGCTACCTTTGATGTATCTAAGAGAACTCCTATTATTATAAATAACAAATCTACTCAAAGTAGTAGTTTTGATAAACCTCCTTTAGATTCTAAAGTTCAACTGGATCAACCCAAAGATATAAGTAAATTGCCTCTTAAGGATGAGAATCATAAATCTGTATTCTTAGAGATTATTAATCCAAATACTAATTTGGGAGTTCTACGATTTATTGACTCGGATGAAGATAAATTGGCAAAGACTTCTCAATATGGTGTTAGAAGGTATGGATTTTATGAGAGAGATGATGATTTTGTAGTGATAAGACTTTGTTCAGGTGTTGCAAAGCTTCAGTTGCTTAGTAAATTAGAAAATTTAAAAGTTAAATCTGAAGCAGATTTTAATTTAAATAGAGATTCTTCTCTTTTTGTTGATTCAAGAATGATTTTGGTAGTTGTTAAAGATAATAATGTTTGGAAATTGGCAAAATTTTCTCCAAAGGATTTGAGCAAGTTTGTTCTCTCGGAAGATGAAATTTTTCCATTTACAAGTTTTACTGTTAATACAAAGTATGTTTATTTGCAAGATTCATCTAAGAATATTATTACTTTGGATCTAAATACTTTGAAGAAAGCACCTTAA
- the valS gene encoding valine--tRNA ligase yields MSDKLSKNYDPRIFEDKIYKKWLNNGVFSANAGLEFRFSMVAPPPNVTGILHMGHALNFTLQDILVRYKRMQGADTLWLFGTDHAGIATQAVFERQLRELGKSKDDFSREEFVEEIFKLKDKHRAIIVNQIEKLGASYDHSRERFTLDAELCQAVNKVFIDLYNKGLIYRGEYLVNLDPGSGSVVSDEEVEYREVVGKIYFVKYLLDDDNFIEVATTRPETIFGDVAVAVNPNDDRYKSLIGKYVTVPIANRKVRVIADNYVDMEFGSGALKITPAHDPNDFEIAKRHDIPKINILTRDAKLNENVPIEYQGLNVSTARSKIERDLREKGLLIGVKSHKHQVGHCHRSGEIIEPYLSNQWFVRMRPLADNALKALMNGEIRFFPKKWENTYKHWLLNIRDWCISRQLVWGHRIPAWYDVETGEVIISEINPSLSEEYKDRNFVRDPDVLDTWFSSWLWPFSSLGWPEVTFDFKNYYPTNTLITAYDIIFFWVARMVMAGLEFTEQVPFRDIYITPLLRDKKGRKMSKSLGNGIDPLEIIEQYGSDALRFTLAFLSVQGQDLNIDTKDFMFGAKFANKVFNASKFILANLEGRVVLDKLELDDVDKWLLTSLNSTVAVLDWAFKNYKYNEATKAVYEFFWNDFCDWYIEISKINLANDDTNLQNMAISKLIFFLKESLIIMHPFIPFITEEIYSKLMFSEDNVLALAKYPEAVSQRNFKEEFQHFNLLKEFIVSIRTLRSEFSIVSSIKINVALKFGDTFKCEKYFRKHEHIAKKLINFDLIFYNENYENMIGVPNVGFESFADIKYLIDTDKELLRLSKKLEKYERLKCSTLAKLKNQDFLLNAPDEIVDLENSKLEEFDSFILKINNYVDNLKKGSKLLAIHKDIQIN; encoded by the coding sequence ATGAGTGATAAACTTTCAAAAAATTATGATCCTAGGATTTTTGAAGATAAGATTTATAAAAAATGGCTAAATAATGGTGTGTTTAGTGCCAATGCAGGGCTTGAATTCAGATTTAGCATGGTAGCGCCTCCTCCAAATGTTACAGGTATTCTTCATATGGGGCATGCTCTTAATTTTACTTTGCAAGATATTCTTGTTCGTTACAAAAGAATGCAGGGGGCTGATACTCTTTGGCTTTTTGGAACAGATCATGCTGGGATTGCAACTCAAGCGGTTTTTGAAAGACAGCTCAGAGAGCTTGGAAAAAGTAAGGATGATTTTAGTCGTGAGGAATTTGTTGAAGAAATTTTTAAATTAAAAGATAAGCATAGAGCAATAATTGTTAATCAAATAGAAAAACTTGGAGCGTCTTATGATCACTCTAGAGAGAGATTTACTCTTGATGCTGAGCTTTGTCAGGCTGTTAATAAAGTTTTTATTGATTTATATAATAAAGGCTTAATTTATAGGGGAGAATATCTTGTAAACCTTGATCCTGGATCTGGAAGTGTTGTTAGTGATGAAGAAGTCGAGTATAGAGAAGTTGTTGGAAAGATTTATTTTGTTAAATATTTGTTAGATGATGATAATTTTATTGAGGTTGCAACCACTAGACCTGAGACAATATTTGGAGATGTGGCTGTTGCTGTTAATCCTAATGATGATCGTTATAAATCTTTAATTGGTAAATATGTGACAGTGCCTATTGCAAATCGAAAGGTTAGGGTAATAGCAGATAATTATGTTGATATGGAATTTGGTAGTGGTGCTTTAAAAATAACACCTGCCCATGATCCTAATGACTTTGAAATTGCAAAGAGGCATGATATTCCTAAAATAAATATTTTAACTAGGGATGCAAAACTTAATGAAAATGTTCCAATTGAGTATCAAGGCTTAAACGTTAGCACTGCAAGGAGTAAGATAGAAAGAGATTTAAGAGAAAAAGGATTATTAATAGGTGTTAAGAGTCATAAACACCAGGTTGGGCATTGTCATAGATCTGGAGAGATTATTGAGCCTTATTTATCGAATCAATGGTTTGTAAGAATGAGGCCTTTGGCTGATAATGCTTTAAAAGCTTTAATGAACGGTGAGATTAGATTTTTCCCTAAAAAATGGGAAAATACATATAAACATTGGCTACTGAATATTAGAGATTGGTGTATATCTAGACAGTTAGTTTGGGGGCACAGAATTCCTGCTTGGTATGATGTTGAGACAGGGGAAGTTATTATTAGTGAGATTAATCCTTCCTTAAGTGAAGAGTATAAGGACAGGAATTTTGTTAGAGATCCAGATGTGCTTGATACTTGGTTTTCTTCTTGGCTATGGCCGTTTTCTTCTCTTGGCTGGCCAGAAGTTACTTTTGATTTCAAGAATTATTACCCTACAAATACCTTAATTACTGCTTATGACATAATATTTTTTTGGGTAGCACGAATGGTAATGGCAGGTCTTGAATTTACAGAACAGGTACCATTTAGAGATATATACATAACACCTCTTTTAAGAGATAAAAAGGGTAGAAAGATGTCAAAGTCTTTAGGTAATGGCATAGATCCTCTTGAAATTATCGAACAGTATGGAAGTGATGCTTTGCGTTTTACTCTTGCATTTTTGTCTGTGCAAGGCCAGGATTTGAATATTGATACTAAAGATTTTATGTTTGGAGCTAAATTTGCAAATAAAGTATTTAATGCTTCTAAATTTATTTTGGCAAATTTAGAGGGTAGAGTAGTATTAGATAAGTTGGAGTTGGATGATGTTGATAAATGGTTACTTACAAGTTTAAATTCAACCGTTGCAGTTCTGGATTGGGCTTTTAAAAATTATAAGTATAATGAGGCCACTAAAGCTGTGTATGAGTTTTTTTGGAATGATTTTTGTGATTGGTACATTGAGATTAGTAAAATTAATTTAGCTAATGATGATACTAATCTTCAGAATATGGCTATTTCTAAACTGATTTTTTTTTTGAAAGAATCTTTAATAATTATGCATCCGTTTATACCGTTTATTACTGAAGAAATTTATTCTAAGTTGATGTTCTCAGAAGATAATGTATTGGCTTTAGCAAAGTATCCTGAGGCTGTTAGTCAGAGAAATTTTAAGGAAGAGTTTCAGCATTTTAATTTATTGAAAGAATTTATTGTGTCTATTAGAACGCTTAGGAGTGAATTTAGTATAGTTTCGAGTATTAAGATTAATGTTGCTCTGAAGTTTGGTGATACTTTTAAATGTGAGAAATATTTTAGGAAACATGAACATATTGCAAAAAAACTTATTAACTTTGATTTAATATTTTATAATGAAAATTATGAAAATATGATAGGTGTTCCTAATGTTGGTTTTGAGAGTTTTGCAGATATTAAGTATCTAATAGATACTGATAAAGAACTTTTAAGGCTTAGTAAAAAGTTAGAAAAATATGAGAGACTTAAATGTTCAACTTTGGCAAAGCTTAAAAATCAAGATTTCTTGTTAAATGCTCCCGATGAGATTGTTGATCTTGAGAATTCAAAATTAGAAGAGTTTGATTCTTTCATTTTAAAAATTAACAATTATGTAGATAATCTAAAAAAGGGTAGCAAGCTTCTAGCTATACATAAAGATATTCAAATAAACTAA
- the groES gene encoding co-chaperone GroES, with protein MKNIKPLSDRVLIKIKEADSKTTSGLYLPENAKEKTNIGTVIAIGSNKEEITVKVGDVVLYEKYAGAAVKINEKEHLILKAKEIIAIIEE; from the coding sequence ATGAAAAATATTAAACCTTTAAGTGATAGAGTTCTAATAAAAATAAAAGAAGCCGACAGTAAAACAACTTCAGGATTATATCTACCAGAGAATGCAAAAGAGAAAACAAATATTGGAACGGTAATAGCTATTGGCTCCAATAAAGAAGAAATCACTGTTAAAGTTGGAGATGTAGTACTTTATGAAAAGTATGCTGGAGCGGCTGTAAAGATTAATGAAAAGGAACATTTAATTCTAAAAGCAAAAGAAATAATAGCTATTATAGAAGAATAA
- the mnmD gene encoding tRNA (5-methylaminomethyl-2-thiouridine)(34)-methyltransferase MnmD codes for MNKLKFKGKTIYSSKFEDIYYNPLYGLEESVYVFIKGCDLDKELLKLQSTTIAELGFGSGLNFIALLKHVKENNIKAKINYYSIEKFPLTKEQINKISQFFSKDMSYFKTLLKKYPNIPKKNIKFKITDNISLKILVGDVGQKLKEVPKYIDYWFLDGFSPRKNLKMWNKEIFSIISQKSKIGTKLSTFSAARIVKDGLKLANFNYSIIKGFNNKRHMIKAQKE; via the coding sequence ATGAATAAACTAAAGTTCAAGGGTAAAACTATATATTCAAGTAAATTTGAGGATATTTACTATAATCCCCTGTACGGGCTTGAAGAGAGTGTTTACGTATTCATTAAAGGTTGCGACTTAGATAAAGAACTTTTGAAACTACAAAGTACAACAATTGCAGAATTAGGATTTGGAAGTGGACTTAATTTCATAGCACTTTTAAAGCATGTAAAAGAAAATAATATCAAAGCAAAAATTAATTATTACTCAATTGAAAAGTTTCCACTAACAAAAGAACAAATTAACAAAATATCACAATTTTTTAGCAAAGACATGTCTTATTTCAAGACATTGCTTAAAAAATACCCTAATATACCAAAAAAAAACATAAAATTTAAAATAACAGACAATATCAGTTTAAAAATCCTAGTTGGAGACGTTGGACAGAAACTTAAAGAAGTCCCAAAATACATAGATTACTGGTTCTTAGATGGATTTAGTCCAAGAAAAAATCTCAAAATGTGGAATAAAGAAATATTTAGCATAATTTCTCAAAAGAGCAAAATTGGAACAAAACTTTCAACATTTTCCGCAGCAAGAATTGTAAAAGATGGACTAAAACTAGCTAATTTTAATTACTCTATAATAAAAGGATTTAACAATAAAAGACATATGATAAAAGCACAAAAAGAATAA